GTGAGGACATGTCATATTCCTTTGCCttgtacctcctccttcttcactcttttgcCTCCTTTGAAACCCTGAGGTGAGGACATGTCATATTCCTTTGCCttgtacctcctccttcttctacctcttttgcCTCCTTTGAAACCCTGAAGTGAGGACATGTCATATTCCTTTGCCttgtacctcctccttcttctacctcttttgcCTCCTTTGAAACCCTGAGGTGAGGACATGTCATATTCCTTTGCCttgtacctcctccttcttctacctcttttgcCTCCTTTGAAACCCTGAGGTGAGGACATGTCATATTCCTTTGCCttgtacctcctccttcttctacctcttttgcCTCCTTTGAAACCCTGAGGTGAGGACATGTCATATTCCTTTGCCttgtacctcctccttcttctacctcttttgcCTCCTTTGAAACCCTGAGGTGAGGACATGTCATATTCCTTTGCCTTgtacctcctccttctacctcttttgCCTCCTTTGAAACCCTGAAGTGAGGACATGTCATATTCCTTTgccttgtacctcctcctccttcttctacctcttttgcCTCCTTTGAAGATTGATTGTTGCAGCATTTCTAAACCCTGAAGTGAGGACATGTCATATTCCCTTGGCTTataactcctcctctcccttctcctacctTTTTTGCCTCCTTTGAAGATTGATTGTTGCAGCATTTCTTGACCCAGAGGTGAGCGaatgtcatcttcctccttttcttccccctactactccacctcgtcctcttccacttgctccctctccttctcctcctcctcctcctttctacaaTGATTGATGCTGCATTTCTCAATCTTGTGGTTAGAAAATGTCATCTTCCAttgttttattccttcttttcttctccagactcttcctcctcctcctcctcttcctcttgctccttctcctcctttctatattGATTGGTTCTGCATTTTTCAGTCTTGTGGTGAGAAAATGTCATCTTCTattgtattcttcctccttttcttcccttgctccttctcctccttcctttgcctccttacAAGATCGCTTTCTGCAGTATTTCTCCAGCCAGAGGTGAGAGAGTGTCATCATCCATTGTAGTCACAGTTACAAGTTCCACCCTCCACCCCATCACAAACACACCACACAGTTATACCAGTCCCAGCCTCCACCTCACCACAAACACACCACACAGTTATACCAGTCCCAGCCTCCACCCCACCACAAACACACCACACAGTTATACCAGTCCCACCCTCCACCCCACCACAAACACACCACACAGTTATACCAGTCCCAGCCTCCACCTCACCACAAACACACCACACAATTATACCAGTCCCAGCCTCCACCTTACCACAAACACACCACACAGTTATACCAGTCCCAGCCTCCACCTCACCACAAACACACCACACAGTTATACCAGTCCCAGCCTCCACCTCACCACAAACACACCACACAGTTATACCAGTCCCAGCCTCCACCCCACCACAAACACACCACACAGTTATACCAGTCCCAGCCTCCACCCCATCACAAACACACCACACAGTTATACCAGTTCCAGCCTCCACCTCACCACAAACACACCACACAGTTATACCAGTTCCAGCCTCCACCTCACCACAAACACACCACACAGTTATACCAGTCCCAGCCTCCACCCCACCACAAACACACCACACAGTTATACC
Above is a window of Eriocheir sinensis breed Jianghai 21 unplaced genomic scaffold, ASM2467909v1 Scaffold271, whole genome shotgun sequence DNA encoding:
- the LOC126991392 gene encoding serine/arginine-rich splicing factor 4-like, whose amino-acid sequence is MSSLQGLEMLQQSIFKGGKRGRRRRRRYKAKEYDMSSLQGFKGGKRGRRRRYKAKEYDMSSPQGFKGGKRGRRRRRYKAKEYDMSSPQGFKGGKRGRRRRRYKAKEYDMSSPQGFKGGKRGRRRRRYKAKEYDMSSPQGFKGGKRGRRRRRYKAKEYDMSSLQGFKGGKRGRRRRRYKAKEYDMSSPQGFKGGKRVKKEEVQGKGI